From the Prunus dulcis chromosome 4, ALMONDv2, whole genome shotgun sequence genome, one window contains:
- the LOC117626639 gene encoding elongation factor-like GTPase 1 — translation MADNTRNIRNICILAHVDHGKTTLADHLIAGAGAGVVHPKLAGRLRFMDYLDEEQRRAITMKSSSISLQYKDHSINLIDSPGHMDFCSEVSTAARLSDGALVLVDAVEGVHIQTHAVLRQAWIEKLTPCLVLNKIDRLISELKLSPMEAYTRLVRIVHEVNGIVSAYKSEKYLSDVDAILSGPSGDVGSDQNLAFLDVEDDEEDTFQPQKGNVAFVCALDGWGFCIREFAEFYASKLGASTAALQKALWGPRYYNPKTKMIVGKKGVAGLSKARPMFVQFVLEPLWQVYQAALEDGDNNKVMLEKVIKSFNLNVPPRELQNKDPKVVLQAVMSRWLPLFDAVLSMVVRCMPDPVAAQAYRITRLLPKRQVLSDGVDPNVLAEAELVRKSVEACDSRPEAPCVAFVSKMFAVPMKVLPQRGLHGEIINNVSDEGELNECFLAFARIFSGVLYSGQKVYVLSALYDPLKGESMKKHIQEAKLQSLYLMMGQGLTHVASAHAGNLVAIRGLGQHILKSATLSSTRNCWPFSSMAFQVSPTLRVAIEPSYPADMGALTKGLRLLNRADPFVEVTVSARGEHVLSAAGEVHLERCIKDLKERFARIDLKVSPPLVSYKETIEGDVVDKLENLKLFLKSSDCVKKKTPNERCTIKVRVIKLPPSLTKVLEESSGLLGEIIEGNAQTNKSLDTKISRIEEDENPTEALTKRIMDAVESDIYSSGENDKDRVEKCKLKWQKLLKRIWALGPSQVGPNILLTPDLKGRDTDGSVLIRGNSHVSEKLGFVDACGSGNIAGDTSSEVTQALYEEAESLESSVVSGFQVATAAGPLCDEPMWGLAFLIEAEIEPLTAQCDEVEASNQQHEQYGIFRGQVMTTVKDACREAVLQKKPRLVEAMYFCELNTSTEHLGSMYAVLGRRRARVLKEEMQEGSPLFTVHAYLPVSESFGFADELRRWTSGAASALLVLSHWEALPDDPFFVPKTEEEIEEFGDGSSVLPNTARKLINAVRRKKGLHVEEKVVQHATKQRTLARKV, via the coding sequence ATGGCCGATAATACCCGAAATATCCGAAACATATGCATACTGGCCCACGTGGACCACGGCAAGACCACCCTAGCCGACCACCTAATCGCTGGAGCCGGCGCCGGCGTCGTCCACCCCAAACTCGCCGGCCGCCTCCGGTTCATGGACTATCTCGACGAGGAACAGAGGCGCGCCATCACCATGAAAAGCTCCTCCATCTCTCTTCAATACAAAGACCATTCCATCAACCTCATCGACTCTCCAGGCCACATGGACTTTTGCAGCGAGGTCTCCACCGCCGCTCGATTAAGCGACGGCGCTCTGGTCCTGGTCGACGCTGTTGAGGGCGTCCACATCCAAACGCACGCCGTTTTGCGCCAGGCTTGGATTGAGAAGCTCACGCCTTGCTTGGTGCTCAACAAGATTGACCGGTTGATCTCCGAGTTGAAATTGAGTCCCATGGAGGCTTATACGAGGTTAGTGCGTATTGTTCATGAGGTTAATGGGATTGTGAGTGCGTATAAGAGCGAGAAGTACTTGTCTGACGTTGATGCTATACTTTCTGGGCCTTCTGGAGATGTGGGTAGTGACCAAAATCTCGCCTTTTTGGATGTGGAGGATGATGAGGAAGATACGTTTCAGCCCCAGAAGGGCAATGTAGCGTTTGTCTGTGCTTTGGATGGTTGGGGTTTTTGTATTCGTGAGTTTGCTGAGTTTTATGCTTCGAAACTAGGTGCGAGCACAGCTGCTTTGCAAAAAGCTCTGTGGGGACCCAGGTACTATAATCCCAAAACCAAGATGATTGTGGGGAAGAAAGGTGTAGCTGGTTTAAGTAAAGCCAGACCCATGTTTGTTCAGTTTGTGCTTGAACCACTTTGGCAGGTTTATCAGGCTGCTTTGGAAGATGGTGATAATAATAAAGTGATGCTTGAGAAAGTAATCAAGTCGTTTAATTTGAATGTACCACCTCGTGAGCTTCAGAACAAGGATCCTAAGGTTGTGCTTCAAGCTGTGATGAGCCGCTGGCTTCCTCTGTTTGATGCAGTCTTGTCAATGGTGGTTAGGTGTATGCCTGACCCAGTTGCAGCACAGGCATATCGAATAACACGGTTGCTTCCCAAAAGACAGGTTCTGAGTGATGGGGTTGATCCCAACGTGCTTGCTGAGGCAGAGCTTGTGAGAAAATCAGTTGAAGCTTGTGATTCGAGGCCAGAAGCTCCTTGTGTTGCTTTTGTTTCCAAAATGTTTGCTGTCCCAATGAAAGTACTTCCACAGAGGGGATTACATGGGGAAATCATAAACAACGTAAGTGATGAGGGTGAATTGAATGAGTGTTTCCTTGCATTTGCAAGGATCTTTAGTGGGGTTCTTTATTCAGGCCAGAAAGTTTATGTGCTTTCAGCTTTGTATGATCCATTAAAAGGGGAGTCAATGAAGAAGCATATCCAGGAGGCTAAGTTACAATCTTTATATCTCATGATGGGTCAAGGCTTAACACATGTGGCCTCTGCACATGCCGGGAATCTCGTGGCAATTCGAGGCCTTGGCCAGCATATACTGAAAAGTGCAACACTTTCGTCAACTAGAAACTGTTGGCCTTTCTCCAGTATGGCATTCCAAGTTTCTCCCACTCTGAGAGTGGCAATTGAGCCTTCTTATCCTGCAGACATGGGTGCACTGACGAAGGGTTTACGGCTGCTTAACCGGGCAGACCCGTTTGTAGAGGTCACGGTTTCTGCTAGGGGAGAGCATGTTCTGTCTGCTGCAGGAGAGGTACATCTTGAAAGATGCATAAAGGATTTGAAGGAGAGATTTGCAAGGATAGACTTGAAAGTGTCTCCACCTCTTGTTTCTTATAAAGAGACCATTGAGGGAGATGTAGTCGATAAACTTGagaatttgaaattgtttctTAAGAGCTCAGATTGTGTTAAGAAAAAGACGCCAAATGAAAGGTGTACTATTAAGGTGCGAGTCATAAAGCTCCCACCTTCTTTAACTAAGGTGCTTGAGGAGAGTTCTGGTTTACTTGGAGAAATCATCGAAGGTAATGCCCAGACCAATAAAAGTTTGGACACAAAGATTTCAAGGatagaagaagatgagaatCCGACTGAAGCACTGACGAAACGTATCATGGATGCTGTGGAGAGTGATATTTATTCTAGTGGGGAAAATGACAAGGATCGGGTTGAGAAATGTAAACTGAAGTGGCAAAAACTTCTTAAAAGGATATGGGCACTTGGCCCTTCGCAGGTTGGTCCTAACATCCTGCTTACTCCAGACCTTAAAGGAAGGGATACTGATGGCTCTGTCCTCATCCGTGGCAACTCTCACGTATCTGAAAAATTAGGATTTGTGGATGCTTGTGGCAGTGGAAATATAGCTGGTGATACATCTTCAGAAGTAACTCAAGCATTGTATGAGGAGGCAGAGAGCCTTGAAAGCAGTGTTGTATCTGGGTTTCAAGTGGCGACTGCTGCTGGACCTTTATGTGATGAACCTATGTGGGGTTTAGCATTTCTTATTGAGGCTGAAATTGAACCATTGACTGCTCAATGTGATGAGGTGGAAGCCTCCAACCAGCAACATGAGCAATATGGCATCTTCAGAGGACAGGTAATGACAACCGTCAAAGATGCTTGTAGAGAAGCTGTGCTTCAAAAGAAGCCACGGCTTGTGGAAGCCATGTACTTCTGTGAGTTGAACACGTCAACCGAGCATTTGGGTTCTATGTACGCTGTGCTTGGGAGAAGGCGGGCTAGAGTTTTAAAGGAGGAAATGCAGGAAGGCTCCCCATTGTTCACCGTGCATGCATATCTGCCAGTTTCTGAAAGCTTTGGTTTTGCAGATGAGCTTAGAAGATGGACTTCTGGTGCTGCAAGTGCTCTTCTTGTGCTTAGTCACTGGGAAGCACTTCCCGACGATCCTTTCTTTGTACCGAAAACAGAAGAGGAAATTGAGGAGTTTGGTGATGGTTCTAGTGTGCTTCCCAATACCGCGAGGAAACTAATTAATGCCGTAAGACGGAAGAAGGGCCTTCATGTAGAGGAAAAAGTAGTACAGCACGCAACAAAGCAGAGGACCCTGGCTCGTAAAGTGTAG
- the LOC117625993 gene encoding uncharacterized protein LOC117625993, with product MNMVPRYQSGDQGRRLDPARKALKLPFEMIIEILSWLTVDALLRMKSVCKKWCALIEDHHFIVKHMDRASPLPIKCQYSRRHDQVALLHSKNIRCMSRVAGLFVEKHHSLPVCRIRNPVIGHVLDLPNAHMDVCRMKCAFDSLTGDAKLVSAYIHNDEVGYEVMSIGQDGDWRALKHPNQGLLKKNGKWTTRRQFFLTDEIHDGVYFCSEIITDGEDWCLEVQALDPWNECFITTTLPQGVFNGCKRVWVFNWNQHIAVGDIVEEELHVLVLEDLKEEQWSQNKIIVPLKFLQHQPLLDDQVLIPVKADCDELKLRYKGGKTLFYDMKNEMIKKVVYKWFDTDVLGFYKPSLVSLKGMRQDERVRHRMGID from the coding sequence ATGAACATGGTGCCCCGCTACCAAAGTGGAGATCAAGGAAGAAGATTGGATCCCGCACGAAAAGCACTAAAGCTTCCTTTTGAGATGATCATTGAGATTCTGAGTTGGCTAACTGTAGACGCTTTACTGAGAATGAAGTCTGTGTGCAAGAAATGGTGTGCTTTGATTGAAGACCATCACTTCATTGTGAAGCATATGGATCGGGCTAGTCCTCTGCCAATAAAATGTCAATACAGTAGGAGACATGACCAAGTAGCCCTTCTTCACAGTAAAAATATCCGGTGTATGTCCCGTGTTGCTGGCTTGTTTGTAGAGAAGCATCACAGTCTTCCTGTTTGCCGCATCAGAAATCCGGTCATTGGTCACGTCCTTGACTTGCCTAATGCACATATGGATGTGTGTAGAATGAAATGTGCTTTTGATTCATTGACTGGTGATGCCAAATTAGTAAGTGCTTATATCCACAATGATGAAGTGGGATATGAAGTTATGAGCATTGGACAAGATGGGGATTGGAGAGCCTTGAAACACCCAAACCAAGGcttgttgaagaaaaatggCAAATGGACAACAAGAAGGCAATTTTTTCTAACTGATGAGATTCATGAtggggtttatttttgttctgaAATTATAACAGATGGGGAAGATTGGTGCTTGGAAGTCCAAGCTCTCGATCCATGGAACGAGTGCTTCATCACAACTACATTGCCCCAAGGAGTTTTCAATGGCTGCAAGAGAGTTTGGGTTTTCAATTGGAACCAACATATAGCTGTTGGAGATATTGTAGAGGAAGAACTTCATGTCTTGGTGCTAGAAGACTTGAAAGAGGAACAATGGAGTCAAAATAAGATCATTGTACCATTGAAATTTTTGCAGCATCAGCCACTTTTGGATGATCAAGTTCTCATTCCTGTGAAGGCTGATTGTGATGAGCTCAAGCTGCGTTATAAGGGAGGGAAGACTCTGTTTTATGACATGAAAAATGAGATGATTAAGAAGGTGGTGTATAAATGGTTCGACACCGATGTTCTGGGATTTTATAAGCCAAGCCTTGTGAGTCTCAAGGGAATGAGACAAGACGAGAGGGTACGACACAGAATGGGGATTGATTAG